In the Gossypium raimondii isolate GPD5lz chromosome 9, ASM2569854v1, whole genome shotgun sequence genome, one interval contains:
- the LOC105800204 gene encoding cellulose synthase-like protein G3 — protein sequence MEGRGLRAGFTADAPPLLHMSEPLRRKAFNRLFAVVYFSAILALLYRHVQNLFLHPTTSFLSFSITLFLFISDLVLAFMWASAQAFRMSPIRRKEFPQNLKQIIKDEDFVGLDVFICTADPYKEPPMNVVNTALSLMAYDYPTEKISIYVSDDGGSVLTLFAFMEAAKFARYWLPFCRQHNIMERSPHVYFESNSHHPSIPQFEKIKMMYEDMKMKVEHVIDKGEVIEEYISDDQQHQAFNKWTKSFCRMDHPTVIQVILDKSKDTDISGQLMPNLIYVSREKSKTSPHHFKAGALNVLLRVSAVMTNAPIILTQDCDMYSNDPQTPLRILCYFSDPALKSNLAFIQFPQRFHGLNRDDIYASEYKRLFKINSMGFDGLKGPNYVGSGCFFRRRALLGGPSTPVPPEIPELGPDHVVRKPIISQEILSLAHRVAGCNYENQTGWGSQSGFRYGSLVEDFYTGYRLQCEGWKSLFCNPERAAFLGDVPITLFDVLSQCKRWCIGLFEVAFSKYNTLIFGSQSMGVLMSLAYSHYALWPIWCIPVTFYSFLPQLALLNQVGIFPKITEPWFFLYVFLFLGAYGQDFLDFVLDGGTVRKWWNAQRMWMIRGLSCYLFSSIEYLLKSVGISTHGFSLTSKVVDDEQSKRYGQGIFEFGVPSPLFVPLTVAAIINLFSFLLVLTQSFSGKNTEGLCLQMILTGSIVLNCLPVYGAIGLRNDAGKMPTQITIISTFVSVALCYASSLCL from the exons ATGGAAGGCCGGGGTTTAAGAGCAGGGTTCACAGCCGATGCTCCTCCCCTGCTTCACATGTCTGAACCATTGCGGCGGAAGGCCTTCAACCGCCTCTTCGCGGTGGTTTACTTCTCTGCCATTCTGGCTCTACTCTACCGCCATGTCCAAAACCTATTCCTCCACCCCACCACCAGCTTCCTCTCTTTCTCCATCACCCTTTTTTTGTTTATCTCTGATCTCGTTCTTGCCTTCATGTGGGCTTCGGCACAAGCTTTCCGGATGTCGCCTATCCGTCGTAAAGAGTTCCCTCAAAACCTAAAACAAATCATCAAAGACGAAGATTTTGTAGGATTAGACGTGTTCATATGCACGGCTGATCCTTACAAGGAGCCTCCGATGAATGTAGTGAACACGGCATTGTCATTGATGGCTTATGATTATCCGACAGAAAAGATTTCGATCTATGTTTCGGATGATGGAGGGTCGGTTTTGACTCTGTTTGCTTTCATGGAGGCTGCTAAGTTTGCAAGGTATTGGTTACCGTTTTGCAGGCAACACAACATAATGGAAAGGAGCCCTCATGTTTATTTTGAATCTAATTCCCATCATCCTTCTATCCCTCAGTTTGAGAAGATCAAG ATGATGTATGAGGATATGAAAATGAAGGTAGAACATGTGATAGATAAAGGTGAAGTTATTGAGGAATACATAAGTGATGATCAACAACATCAAGCTTTTAATAAATGGACCAAAAGTTTTTGTCGTATGGATCACCCCACTGTCATTCAG GTTATCTTAGATAAGAGCAAAGACACAGATATTTCAGGCCAATTAATGCCAAATCTCATTTATGTCTCTCGAGAGAAAAGTAAGACTTCACCCCACCACTTCAAAGCTGGCGCTCTTAATGTTTTG TTACGTGTATCGGCTGTTATGACGAATGCGCCAATAATCTTAACTCAAGATTGCGACATGTATTCAAATGATCCCCAAACACCTCTTCGTATACTGTGTTATTTCTCAGACCCTGCATTAAAATCAAACTTAGCATTCATTCAATTCCCCCAACGATTTCATGGCCTTAACAGAGATGACATTTATGCTTCCGAGTATAAACGTCTCTTCAAAATCAATTCTATGGGTTTTGATGGGCTAAAGGGCCCAAATTATGTTGGATCTGGTTGCTTTTTTCGAAGACGAGCTTTATTAGGAGGCCCATCAACTCCAGTGCCACCTGAGATCCCAGAACTCGGTCCGGACCATGTGGTAAGAAAGCCCATTATATCTCAAGAAATTTTGTCACTAGCACACCGTGTTGCAGGTTGCAACTATGAGAACCAAACTGGATGGGGCTCTCAG AGTGGCTTTAGATATGGATCATTGGTTGAGGACTTTTACACAGGGTATAGGCTTCAGTGTGAAGGATGGAAGAGCTTATTTTGCAACCCTGAGAGGGCTGCATTTTTAGGGGATGTCCCAATCACCCTTTTTGATGTACTTAGTCAATGCAAAAGATGGTGCATTGGCTTGTTTGAAGTAGCTTTCTCCAAATATAACACTCTCATCTTTGGTTCTCAATCTATGGGTGTTTTAATGAGCCTAGCTTATTCTCACTATGCATTATGGCCCATTTGGTGCATTCCAGTCACCTTTTATTCTTTCCTCCCTCAGCTAGCACTCCTCAATCAAGTCGGTATCTTCCCAAAG ATAACGGAACCATGGTTTTTCCTGTacgtttttcttttccttggcGCATACGGGCAAGATTTCTTAGATTTTGTCCTTGATGGAGGCACTGTCCGAAAGTGGTGGAATGCGCAAAGGATGTGGATGATAAGAGGACTGTCATGTTACTTATTTAGTTCAATTGAGTACTTGTTGAAGTCAGTAGGGATTTCCACACATGGTTTTAGCCTAACAAGCAAGGTGGTTGATGATGAACAAAGCAAGAGATATGGCCAAGGCATTTTTGAGTTTGGGGTCCCATCCCCATTGTTTGTACCATTAACAGTGGCAGCAATAATCAACTTGTTCTCGTTCCTATTAGTATTGACACAATCTTTTAGTGGAAAAAATACGGAAGGCCTCTGTTTGCAGATGATTTTAACTGGTTCCATCGTCTTGAATTGCCTACCAGTTTATGGAGCCATTGGCTTAAGGAATGATGCAGGGAAAATGCCAACCCAAATTACTATTATCTCAACATTTGTGTCGGTGGCTCTCTGTTATGCCTCTTCACTTTGTTTGTGA
- the LOC105797743 gene encoding uncharacterized protein LOC105797743, producing the protein MLTLISKMGNCALKGAVEECSHGIRVLTDAGEIIDFKGPKLARDIVNGFPGYGICRRGQALAPLAEDECLVNGGFYYLLPMDKFQKNGDSGVIPKDKEEGVKKDEVDRVDQIEPPKMSSADFVENLSSGSSSALEVLSSEKNGVWKVKLVISSQQLGDILSQQVNTEALIEKMRMAASSAVVTPRRTKRFCVVASWKKPAVSSVFKVATDNTKSP; encoded by the coding sequence ATGCTAACACTGATTTCTAAAATGGGGAATTGTGCTCTCAAAGGTGCCGTTGAGGAGTGCAGCCATGGCATCAGGGTTTTAACCGATGCCGGCGAAATCATTGATTTCAAGGGCCCCAAACTAGCTCGGGACATCGTAAATGGTTTTCCAGGGTATGGTATTTGCAGAAGAGGCCAAGCTTTAGCTCCATTGGCTGAAGATGAGTGCTTGGTTAATGGGGGATTTTACTATCTTCTTCCCATGGACAAGTTTCAGAAAAATGGTGACTCTGGGGTGATTCCAAAGGATAAGGAAGAAGGTGTTAAGAAAGATGAAGTGGATCGGGTTGATCAGATTGAGCCACCGAAGATGTCGTCGGCGGATTTCGTTGAGAATTTGTCGAGTGGGTCGTCGTCGGCTCTGGAAGTGCTGTCGTCGGAGAAGAACGGGGTTTGGAAGGTGAAATTGGTGATCAGCAGTCAGCAACTGGGGGATATTTTGTCGCAACAAGTGAACACTGAGGCGTTGATTGAGAAGATGAGGATGGCGGCTAGCTCAGCTGTTGTAACTCCACGGCGGACCAAGCGGTTTTGTGTGGTGGCCTCCTGGAAGAAGCCAGCGGTGTCAAGTGTGTTCAAGGTTGCCACTGATAATACCAAATCACCATAG
- the LOC105800212 gene encoding F-box protein SKIP8, which translates to MEFAYSLSIAFKSLQPFIIATIITFLSLLVAVRSFFKRPRKSNASGPSASSGKDETKGATPSSSCNCSLSRNGNSDSEAFVRGVAGAPVEGSMVTADVSNVVAERQNGASMMEQLVPEITTHALSYLDYPSLCRLSMTNSLMRKAANDDNVWKALYHKDFTLEQDTVTPFNGWKAYYAATRAVMNVNTEFFNIIRDRSLPGMIRFWLNADYVKCVHASGELFSGYNAVIFSWHLAFNLQQGVDFHVTDVRARVLTDMAWVTMKTYVDMDNSAFNMTNVFEFHHGRWYLVHHHSSVLLTDGDMEQHNVNG; encoded by the exons ATGGAGTTTGCCTACAGCCTCTCCATAGCCTTCAAGTCCCTTCAGCCGTTCATCATAGCCACAATCATCACCTTCCTTTCCCTCCTCGTCGCCGTCCGTTCATTCTTCAAGAGGCCCCGCAAATCAAACGCCTCTGGTCCCTCCGCGTCATCCGGCAAAGACGAAACCAAAGGAGCCACACCCTCGTCCTCCTGCAACTGTTCCCTCTCCCGCAACGGAAATTCCGATTCTGAGGCGTTCGTTCGCGGCGTTGCCGGTGCTCCGGTTGAGGGAAGTATGGTGACCGCGGATGTTTCCAATGTAGTGGCCGAGAGACAGAACGGGGCGTCGATGATGGAGCAGTTAGTGCCGGAGATTACAACACACGCGCTCAGTTACTTGGATTATCCGAGCCTTTGCCGGCTCTCCATGACGAATTCGCTGATGAGAAAGGCGGCCAATGATGATAATGTTTGGAAAGCGCTTTATCACAAG GATTTTACTTTGGAGCAAGATACCGTAACACCATTTAATGGGTGGAAGGCATACTATGCGGCTACAAGAGCCGTAATGAATGTTAATACCGAATTCTTTAACATCATCAGAGATAGGTCTCTTCCAGGGATGATTCGTTTTTGGCTCAATGCGGATTATGTAAAGTGTGTTCATGCATCTGGAGAACTTTTTTCAGG ATATAATGCGGTAATATTCAGTTGGCACCTAGCATTTAATTTGCAGCAAGGGGTTGATTTTCATGTTACAGATGTTCGAGCCCGGGTATTGACAGACATGGCTTGGGTTACTATGAAAACCTATGTTGACATGGATAATAGCGCATTTAACATGACTAACGTCTTTGAGTTCCATCATGGACGGTGGTACCTTGTGCATCATCACAGCTCAGTTTTGCTCACTGATGGTGATATGGAGCAACATAATGTTAATGGATAA